The following coding sequences lie in one Silvanigrella aquatica genomic window:
- a CDS encoding prepilin-type N-terminal cleavage/methylation domain-containing protein, giving the protein MKKTNEQGFTLIEIIIVLGLIGTLAIVILPNLTLTVDSQMSSALRNVTAQIRNAYDDAIFSGRLNRMIFDIKSGEYWVEQAPLGFEGRPPLPDTDSEIDSLAKQDKKKQLLKSFDEKAKNSASREMTGSTSTNPKYYSSRSIPVVQRKILRPLAWREINDSVTYRQKLPGNIVFAQISSMVSLKKYDYVEVLSSQDKTKKVYAYIYFLPNGTATPASVKLGTTQSNNKNALDDEGPRYTINLNTLTGESHLLEGFQDANFTIPKK; this is encoded by the coding sequence ATGAAAAAAACAAATGAACAGGGATTTACCCTAATTGAAATCATCATTGTTCTTGGTTTAATTGGAACTCTCGCGATTGTGATTTTGCCCAATTTAACCTTAACAGTAGATTCTCAAATGTCTTCTGCTCTACGTAACGTAACAGCTCAAATTCGTAATGCCTACGACGATGCTATTTTTTCAGGACGCTTAAATCGTATGATTTTCGATATCAAATCCGGAGAATATTGGGTAGAACAAGCTCCTCTTGGATTTGAAGGACGCCCTCCTCTGCCCGATACCGACAGTGAAATTGACTCTCTCGCAAAACAAGATAAAAAAAAACAATTGCTTAAAAGTTTTGACGAAAAAGCAAAAAATTCTGCTAGCCGAGAAATGACAGGCAGCACAAGTACAAATCCAAAATATTATTCTTCACGCAGTATTCCTGTGGTTCAAAGAAAAATACTTCGTCCGCTTGCTTGGCGCGAAATTAACGACTCTGTTACTTACCGACAAAAACTCCCAGGTAATATTGTTTTTGCACAAATATCATCTATGGTTTCACTTAAAAAATATGATTATGTTGAAGTATTATCAAGTCAAGATAAAACAAAAAAAGTTTATGCATATATTTATTTTTTACCAAATGGCACAGCCACCCCAGCATCTGTCAAATTAGGAACCACACAAAGTAACAACAAAAATGCTCTGGATGATGAGGGACCACGGTATACAATAAATTTAAATACTTTAACAGGCGAATCTCATTTGCTTGAAGGGTTTCAAGATGCAAACTTCACTATACCTAAAAAATAA
- a CDS encoding type II secretion system protein GspG — protein sequence MKIKNFFKLKKSVNPQAGFSLIEIIIVVAIIGTLMGIIVARISGGTDNAKSGITDTKAYTIQSKLIQYQLATGKFPTTAQGLSALTTNPGTPIASDDDLKDGWGNAFEYKLTPKGPYIASYGSEGTPNSPTSLCYLNGKKVDCKGSEAGAAN from the coding sequence ATGAAAATAAAAAATTTTTTTAAATTAAAAAAATCAGTAAATCCACAAGCAGGTTTTTCTCTTATTGAAATCATTATCGTGGTTGCCATTATTGGTACTTTAATGGGTATTATTGTGGCACGTATTTCAGGTGGTACCGATAATGCTAAATCAGGAATTACAGATACAAAAGCCTATACTATTCAATCAAAACTCATTCAATATCAACTTGCAACAGGTAAGTTTCCTACAACAGCTCAAGGACTCTCTGCCTTGACAACCAATCCTGGGACACCCATTGCTTCTGATGATGATTTAAAAGACGGTTGGGGAAATGCTTTTGAATATAAGTTAACACCAAAGGGTCCTTATATTGCATCTTATGGATCTGAAGGAACTCCAAATAGCCCCACTTCTCTTTGTTATCTTAATGGAAAAAAAGTCGACTGCAAAGGCTCTGAAGCAGGAGCTGCCAACTGA
- a CDS encoding type IV pilus modification PilV family protein, whose translation MQTSLYLKNKKNILNSTIKNKQEGFTLLECILAIGILSIVVASVVGLQSSIISVTQIASDSMRASWAARSAISQMQYIVDVQGQAEIPEKTTVPWETDNQFTTTITRKELKDVKVSHFLTSSLGVYNLVNPGGNENLDVDKMLASVTGMLDSTSGTNPKGIFSNVVIEVKWTSGVLQKTIEEGFFFIDKKIFTNMVLPDFGGSKNNSNNSNNTPSNNNQNNGGP comes from the coding sequence ATGCAAACTTCACTATACCTAAAAAATAAAAAAAATATTTTAAACTCTACAATTAAAAATAAGCAAGAAGGCTTTACATTACTTGAGTGTATTCTTGCCATTGGAATTTTATCTATCGTTGTTGCCAGTGTTGTTGGATTACAATCTTCTATTATTTCAGTTACTCAAATCGCAAGCGATAGCATGCGTGCATCCTGGGCTGCCCGCTCTGCCATTTCACAAATGCAGTATATAGTAGATGTTCAAGGGCAAGCAGAAATACCTGAAAAAACGACCGTTCCTTGGGAAACAGATAACCAATTTACTACAACAATCACACGCAAAGAACTTAAAGATGTAAAGGTATCACATTTTTTAACCAGTTCTCTAGGAGTATATAACCTTGTTAATCCAGGGGGAAATGAAAATCTTGATGTAGATAAAATGCTTGCCTCAGTTACAGGAATGCTTGATTCCACTTCGGGAACAAATCCAAAAGGAATTTTTAGCAATGTTGTTATTGAAGTGAAATGGACCAGTGGCGTTCTTCAAAAAACCATAGAAGAAGGTTTCTTTTTTATTGATAAAAAAATTTTTACAAACATGGTTTTACCTGACTTTGGCGGATCAAAAAATAATTCAAATAATAGTAACAATACACCATCAAACAACAATCAAAATAATGGGGGGCCATAG
- a CDS encoding GspE/PulE family protein, with protein sequence MTTREQDMGKNDVANDILSKIKVNKENFQQNKIISKIKSLDEILVEDFRVSQKQLDEAIEEQKATSRSLSEILIENEVILEIDMLKALAKHLNLEFRENFPFQEISPKLIQKLNISFCLQHMFIPISEDNLNVTVAVSHPLDTESIDDLRVLLNKNIKRIVAPKDLVEMAINNVFERQELVDQNKGLGADDEIDGIEGLDVAHNLLQDNEEAPVRREVTAIIRRSISEKASDIHIEPFEDRVSVRFRIDGRLREVRVIPKKYQSSVSTRIKILAKLNIAESRLPQDGRITLKVGTREIDVRVSTLPIKFGERIVLRILDKSGGLPHLDDIGIPKAVLKNFKQMINQKHGIVLVTGPTGSGKTTTLASALMHINKPDVSIITVEDPVEIQLPGVSQVEVNDKAGLSFAAALRSILRQNPNIILIGEIRDSETAQIAVQASITGHLVFSTLHTNDTAASVTRLVDFGIEPFQITTAVVAILAVRLVRKVCFHCREPANHTAEELNLIGLSKKDTVGKVFYKAKDGGCNQCKSSGYSGRIGIYELLVFDDAVRNFVLKSSDGASLKKMCVQRGMKTLSDSAQERFINGETTLEEALYATQVESDQEKEVT encoded by the coding sequence ATGACAACAAGGGAACAAGACATGGGAAAGAATGATGTGGCAAATGACATTCTTTCTAAAATAAAAGTAAACAAAGAAAATTTTCAACAGAATAAAATTATATCTAAAATTAAAAGTTTAGATGAAATTTTAGTTGAAGATTTTCGTGTTTCCCAAAAGCAATTAGATGAAGCAATAGAAGAGCAAAAAGCGACCAGCAGAAGCTTAAGCGAAATATTAATTGAAAATGAAGTCATTCTCGAAATAGATATGCTCAAAGCATTAGCAAAACATTTAAATTTGGAATTCAGGGAAAATTTTCCATTCCAAGAAATCAGTCCTAAGCTTATTCAAAAATTAAATATTAGTTTTTGTCTACAACATATGTTTATTCCGATTAGTGAAGATAATCTTAACGTAACAGTAGCTGTATCACATCCCCTGGATACAGAAAGTATTGATGATCTGCGTGTGTTATTAAATAAAAATATCAAACGTATTGTCGCTCCCAAAGATTTGGTTGAAATGGCAATCAATAATGTATTTGAAAGACAAGAACTTGTTGATCAAAATAAAGGTTTGGGTGCTGATGATGAAATTGATGGCATTGAAGGTTTGGATGTCGCTCATAACCTTTTGCAAGACAACGAAGAAGCGCCCGTTCGTCGTGAAGTGACAGCGATTATTCGTCGCAGTATTTCAGAAAAAGCTTCAGATATTCATATTGAACCTTTTGAAGATCGCGTTTCAGTTCGCTTTCGTATTGATGGCCGGCTTCGCGAAGTTCGTGTCATTCCTAAAAAATATCAATCCAGTGTCTCAACACGTATCAAAATTTTAGCGAAATTAAACATAGCTGAAAGCCGTCTTCCTCAGGATGGACGTATTACATTAAAAGTGGGAACGCGAGAAATCGATGTGCGCGTAAGTACTCTTCCTATTAAATTCGGCGAACGTATTGTGCTACGTATTTTGGATAAATCCGGCGGCCTACCTCATCTTGATGACATTGGCATTCCCAAAGCCGTTCTCAAAAACTTTAAGCAAATGATTAATCAAAAACACGGCATAGTTTTGGTAACAGGCCCTACAGGATCAGGTAAAACAACCACTCTGGCATCGGCATTAATGCATATTAACAAACCTGATGTGAGCATTATTACAGTTGAAGATCCCGTGGAAATTCAATTACCTGGTGTCAGTCAAGTGGAAGTCAACGACAAAGCAGGTTTGAGTTTTGCTGCCGCATTGCGTTCCATTTTACGTCAAAACCCAAATATTATTCTTATAGGTGAAATTCGTGACTCAGAAACAGCACAAATTGCGGTACAAGCATCCATAACAGGTCACTTGGTTTTTAGCACTTTACACACCAATGATACAGCTGCTTCTGTAACGCGGTTAGTCGATTTTGGAATTGAGCCTTTCCAAATTACCACTGCGGTTGTTGCTATTTTAGCAGTCAGATTAGTGCGAAAAGTTTGTTTCCATTGTCGAGAACCTGCAAATCACACGGCAGAGGAACTGAATTTAATTGGCTTAAGCAAAAAAGATACCGTAGGTAAAGTATTTTACAAAGCAAAAGATGGCGGATGCAATCAATGCAAATCCTCTGGGTATTCGGGGCGAATTGGAATTTATGAACTTCTTGTCTTTGATGATGCCGTTCGCAATTTTGTATTAAAAAGTTCTGATGGTGCCAGTTTGAAAAAAATGTGCGTGCAGCGCGGCATGAAAACATTAAGCGATTCTGCACAAGAACGCTTTATAAACGGTGAAACCACTCTTGAAGAAGCACTCTATGCGACACAAGTAGAGTCTGATCAAGAAAAAGAGGTAACATAA
- a CDS encoding type II secretion system F family protein: MPMYFYRGQHSKTGKKIKAYIEAESPKDAKLKLKKQSIYVIEMRLDSRASAAEGNTSIIAILNRKPPKPEDIAIATKQFAILLRSAVDINDALRAISEQVENEELKSVYIKIRELVSEGKSLSDAHKNFPKVFSSIYINMIAAAEKAGALPLVMQRLSEFISYQIEIKRKVVGALTYPALMVVMAIAVVIYLFVKVMPQMTKSFSTLKVTLPWYTIIMNDISTWLQDWWLICIILLLGTLFALYSWSKTEKGRYKVDLFIYTAPIIGPLIQKVTVSRFSKTLSTILSSGVRIVEGLQLTRKVVGNTVMEKALDEAIVKVQDGDKLATALERTGRFPTMVIHMLRTGEKTGQLEEMLVNISEVYDEDVNNQIVATTRLIEPAMMIFMAIIVFMMVMAVIGPMMAAMNQLH; encoded by the coding sequence ATGCCGATGTATTTTTACAGAGGCCAGCACTCAAAAACCGGAAAAAAAATAAAAGCATATATTGAAGCAGAGTCGCCGAAAGATGCAAAATTAAAACTAAAAAAACAAAGCATTTATGTTATTGAAATGAGACTCGATAGTAGAGCGAGTGCTGCAGAAGGTAACACAAGTATTATTGCGATATTAAATCGCAAACCACCTAAACCAGAAGACATTGCGATTGCAACCAAACAATTTGCTATTTTGTTACGTTCCGCAGTAGATATCAATGATGCACTCAGAGCCATTTCTGAACAAGTCGAAAATGAAGAACTAAAATCAGTGTATATTAAAATTAGAGAATTGGTTTCCGAAGGAAAATCATTATCTGATGCACATAAAAATTTTCCTAAAGTATTTTCATCAATTTATATTAATATGATTGCAGCGGCAGAAAAGGCAGGAGCACTTCCTTTAGTCATGCAAAGATTATCAGAATTTATTTCCTATCAAATTGAAATCAAGAGAAAAGTAGTTGGCGCATTAACATATCCTGCTCTTATGGTTGTCATGGCTATTGCCGTTGTCATTTATTTATTTGTCAAAGTCATGCCACAAATGACGAAATCATTTTCAACCCTTAAAGTAACACTGCCTTGGTATACAATTATCATGAATGACATCTCAACATGGTTACAAGACTGGTGGTTGATTTGTATTATTTTATTATTAGGTACTTTATTTGCATTATATTCCTGGTCAAAAACAGAAAAAGGAAGATACAAAGTTGATTTATTTATTTATACCGCGCCTATTATTGGTCCTCTTATTCAAAAAGTAACCGTTTCGCGATTTTCAAAAACACTTTCCACAATTTTATCCAGTGGAGTAAGAATTGTGGAAGGGCTCCAACTCACTCGGAAAGTCGTTGGAAATACGGTAATGGAAAAAGCACTGGATGAAGCTATTGTAAAAGTTCAAGATGGAGACAAATTAGCAACGGCTTTAGAACGTACAGGACGTTTTCCCACAATGGTTATTCACATGTTACGCACTGGTGAAAAAACGGGTCAATTAGAAGAAATGCTCGTTAATATTTCAGAAGTTTATGATGAAGATGTCAATAACCAAATTGTAGCAACAACACGACTTATTGAACCAGCCATGATGATATTTATGGCAATCATTGTGTTTATGATGGTGATGGCCGTTATTGGCCCCATGATGGCCGCAATGAATCAGTTGCATTGA
- a CDS encoding PDZ domain-containing protein has translation MIPFVSKLKYKLYSPDLTIPQAEKVLPYAYSITGVVFLFGLSTTLISLVWKPSPNKETYHTSIPKYEQKNSFEHNLNPIITRNIFNVKGLIPDAEDNGNTVCPMEPYKSDLPYKITGILYGGSSINSLVVFESGVGSVYKEGDSLPQGGVLTSIEKSRILITKKQCPEYIALNYPKPPSERLSRTPQNASGASYKEDGFERDGLNTTATRQWVNNILTNNFAKTLEEAKASPNLVGGQVKGFIISNITPNSVYSKLGLKDGDIVTSISGIELNDAARAIQTLNSMRNENTIELDVIRGGQSISFKVNVQ, from the coding sequence ATGATACCATTTGTTTCTAAGTTAAAATATAAATTATATTCACCTGACTTAACTATACCTCAAGCTGAAAAAGTATTACCATATGCTTATTCTATAACAGGAGTTGTTTTTTTATTTGGTCTTTCAACGACACTCATAAGTCTGGTGTGGAAACCCTCTCCTAATAAGGAAACATACCATACAAGCATACCTAAATATGAACAAAAAAACTCTTTTGAGCACAATTTAAATCCCATTATTACCCGAAATATATTTAATGTAAAAGGTTTAATTCCAGATGCCGAAGATAATGGAAATACCGTCTGTCCTATGGAACCTTATAAATCCGACTTACCCTATAAAATAACGGGAATATTATATGGAGGCTCATCAATAAACAGTCTCGTTGTTTTCGAAAGCGGCGTCGGAAGTGTTTACAAAGAAGGAGATTCTTTACCTCAAGGCGGCGTTCTCACATCTATTGAAAAAAGCCGAATATTAATTACAAAAAAACAATGCCCCGAATACATCGCTTTAAATTACCCCAAACCACCTAGCGAAAGATTATCACGAACGCCTCAAAATGCTTCGGGAGCAAGTTATAAAGAAGATGGATTTGAAAGAGACGGATTAAATACAACAGCGACAAGACAATGGGTAAATAATATTTTAACAAATAATTTCGCAAAAACATTAGAAGAAGCGAAAGCAAGCCCTAATCTTGTAGGAGGTCAAGTCAAAGGATTTATTATTTCAAATATCACTCCTAATAGTGTTTACTCGAAGCTCGGTTTAAAAGATGGAGATATCGTCACGAGCATCAGCGGCATTGAACTCAATGACGCCGCAAGAGCCATCCAAACTTTAAATTCGATGCGCAATGAAAACACTATCGAACTTGATGTAATTAGAGGGGGACAGTCTATTTCATTTAAAGTGAATGTACAATGA
- the gspD gene encoding type II secretion system secretin GspD: MNQKLKKKNKFFIPLQKEAKGKRLQIAIAATLVSSVFHNALIAQTPPIAPPNPTPAPPSQPLNNNNSSKIQPSKPKSTPQVQLESSKKSQSDSIPHGQDLVTIDFPNGANLSDLIKTVGMWTGKNFVLAQGVAGSSRISIISPEPVTKEEAYQAFLSALNISGFTTVDTGSIVKILPIANAKSSNIKTYYGENWSPSTDEIINQVIPLRYIDANSVINQLRPLLGVTQYAAFTTTNSLILTDTGNRIRRILEVIKLLDSKVNQPVVSIIPINYMDSKDTVAKVNDIFGNKTGPSLSVQKVLADERTNSVILVGPASGLDDVVRFIQRIDKPAMDQNSQTMVRVRPLDYADAEKLAQTLQALTQSSKNQNSPYRPPFYPPPPPMPGTPGGSSTTGQAVADLNGVKVTADKATNSLVIQGTKSAYDELDNIIAQLDKRRAQVYVEANIIDLNIDNGFEWSPSVLGGSTVANGRYTSPFGFNAAQGAPLFFNQTGQTPDPSGLMKGAGQQALLGIMSTSSINLGPFSLTPGALIFALKTDTNSNVLQTPSMMVSDNEPASFSSNQEYSVTTYVPNPTSSGGTVAQNQKYTVTTALKVTPQISRADFVSMKINLQLDDSGPPNAATGYPNPISKRTAESLLVVQNGQTAVIGGLTQDRTTVSEAKVPLLGDIPILGWLFKTSTNKKVKTSLTLLVTPHIVRKSEDLEKIYLQKIKDRDEFLKVYYGSKFKDEEFYSKLPDENAGKAPQPKNDDSQNNKETANPLVDGMDPLPKKTILPSEDPNPINAPSSNQSGGGGFGFPQSAPPPPPPPFNNN; the protein is encoded by the coding sequence ATGAATCAGAAATTAAAGAAAAAAAATAAATTTTTTATCCCATTACAAAAAGAAGCAAAAGGGAAAAGGCTACAGATTGCCATTGCAGCAACATTGGTAAGTTCCGTTTTTCATAACGCACTTATTGCACAAACCCCTCCCATTGCACCTCCAAACCCAACACCCGCACCCCCATCGCAACCTTTGAATAACAATAATTCTTCAAAAATACAGCCAAGTAAACCTAAGTCCACTCCACAAGTCCAACTCGAATCCTCCAAAAAATCACAATCCGACTCCATTCCACACGGTCAGGATTTAGTAACCATCGATTTTCCTAATGGTGCAAATCTGAGCGATCTTATTAAGACAGTGGGCATGTGGACAGGTAAAAACTTTGTTTTGGCACAGGGCGTAGCGGGTTCTTCACGTATTTCTATTATTTCTCCAGAACCTGTAACAAAAGAAGAGGCCTATCAAGCCTTTTTAAGCGCCTTAAATATTTCAGGATTTACAACTGTTGACACAGGATCTATCGTTAAAATTCTCCCCATTGCAAATGCAAAATCTTCTAATATTAAAACTTATTATGGGGAAAATTGGTCGCCTTCTACAGACGAAATCATCAATCAAGTTATACCCTTACGCTATATTGACGCCAATTCTGTAATCAATCAATTACGCCCTTTACTTGGGGTGACACAATATGCTGCTTTTACAACAACAAACTCCCTTATTTTAACCGATACAGGAAATCGCATAAGACGTATTTTAGAAGTGATTAAACTCCTTGATTCCAAAGTCAATCAACCCGTGGTCTCTATTATTCCCATTAATTACATGGATTCTAAAGACACCGTTGCAAAAGTAAATGATATATTTGGCAATAAAACAGGTCCTTCCTTAAGCGTTCAAAAAGTTTTGGCCGACGAGCGCACAAACTCCGTCATTTTGGTAGGGCCTGCCAGTGGTTTAGACGATGTCGTTCGTTTTATTCAACGCATTGACAAACCCGCCATGGATCAAAACTCTCAAACTATGGTACGCGTTCGCCCCCTTGACTACGCTGATGCCGAAAAACTCGCGCAAACCTTACAAGCATTAACTCAAAGTTCTAAAAATCAAAACAGCCCCTACAGACCTCCTTTTTATCCACCGCCACCTCCTATGCCTGGAACTCCTGGTGGATCGAGCACAACAGGACAGGCAGTAGCCGATCTCAATGGCGTTAAAGTCACTGCGGATAAAGCTACGAATTCATTAGTCATACAGGGTACAAAATCGGCTTATGACGAACTGGATAACATTATTGCACAGCTCGATAAACGCCGTGCTCAGGTCTATGTGGAAGCCAACATTATCGATTTGAATATAGATAATGGATTTGAATGGAGCCCTTCGGTTTTAGGTGGTTCTACTGTTGCCAATGGCCGTTATACCTCTCCGTTTGGTTTTAATGCCGCCCAAGGAGCTCCCTTATTTTTTAACCAAACAGGTCAAACTCCCGATCCTAGCGGTCTAATGAAAGGTGCCGGACAGCAAGCTTTACTGGGCATTATGAGTACAAGTTCAATTAATTTAGGACCTTTTAGTTTAACTCCAGGAGCCCTCATTTTTGCTTTGAAAACGGATACAAACTCCAATGTATTACAAACACCAAGTATGATGGTTTCAGACAATGAGCCTGCGAGCTTCTCCTCAAACCAAGAATACAGTGTAACTACCTATGTTCCCAATCCTACTTCTAGTGGGGGGACTGTGGCGCAAAATCAAAAATATACCGTAACAACAGCTCTAAAAGTAACACCACAAATATCACGTGCCGATTTCGTATCTATGAAAATCAACCTGCAATTGGACGACAGCGGTCCTCCTAATGCAGCTACCGGATATCCAAATCCTATAAGTAAACGGACGGCGGAGTCTTTATTAGTTGTGCAAAATGGACAAACGGCAGTTATTGGTGGCCTTACCCAAGACAGAACAACGGTTTCCGAAGCTAAAGTTCCTTTATTAGGAGATATCCCTATTCTTGGGTGGTTATTTAAAACATCAACAAATAAAAAAGTGAAAACAAGTTTAACGCTTCTTGTCACACCACATATTGTTCGGAAATCAGAAGATCTTGAAAAAATATATCTGCAAAAAATTAAAGACAGAGATGAGTTTTTAAAAGTTTATTATGGTTCAAAATTTAAAGATGAAGAATTTTATTCAAAACTTCCTGACGAAAATGCAGGTAAAGCACCGCAACCTAAAAATGATGACTCTCAAAATAATAAAGAAACAGCAAATCCCCTTGTAGATGGAATGGATCCTTTGCCTAAAAAAACAATTTTACCTAGTGAAGACCCTAATCCTATTAATGCTCCCTCAAGCAATCAAAGTGGGGGAGGAGGTTTTGGCTTTCCACAGTCCGCACCGCCACCACCACCTCCTCCATTTAATAATAACTAA
- a CDS encoding PDZ domain-containing protein, producing the protein MIHKIKEIHLKITKKNKLLKKISNKKNVLFIRNFAIAVSGIFVGTSVFNTIISINLLNSQKSGAQAPLTYNLVHSSGQSYTQIKKNVINRNVFNATGDIPSEDSDDNPLGLIKNFESVSCNTSDGKLPVDLVGILYTGNSNTNLVTFKDSRVETADVYREGQTFIEHDVYQVYKIASPYEVQIRHLNKKICLYTRTQVKASVKNSQNNTDMDNEQVYELDSEYVSDQIGPGFSKILNSARLVPESASGKTVGFKIYGISPGSIFEKMKFENGDIITSVNGINLEDPSQGFKIYEALQDETNITLQIKRAGVQMTKKVTVR; encoded by the coding sequence ATGATACATAAAATAAAAGAAATTCATTTAAAAATAACAAAGAAAAATAAATTGCTAAAGAAAATTAGCAACAAAAAAAATGTATTATTTATTCGTAATTTTGCCATTGCTGTCAGTGGAATATTTGTTGGAACCTCAGTATTCAATACTATTATTTCAATAAATTTACTGAACTCTCAAAAATCAGGGGCTCAAGCACCATTAACTTATAATCTTGTGCATAGTTCTGGACAATCCTACACACAAATTAAAAAAAATGTGATCAATCGAAATGTCTTTAATGCAACGGGAGATATTCCTTCGGAAGATTCAGATGATAATCCATTAGGCTTAATTAAAAACTTTGAATCTGTTTCTTGTAACACAAGCGATGGAAAACTTCCTGTTGACCTTGTAGGCATTCTTTATACTGGAAATTCAAATACAAATTTAGTAACATTTAAAGACTCTCGAGTAGAAACAGCTGATGTTTATAGAGAAGGACAAACATTTATTGAACATGATGTTTATCAAGTTTATAAAATAGCAAGTCCTTATGAAGTACAAATAAGACATCTCAATAAAAAAATATGTCTTTACACAAGAACTCAAGTAAAAGCATCAGTAAAAAATTCCCAAAATAATACTGACATGGATAATGAACAAGTTTACGAACTTGATTCAGAATATGTAAGTGATCAAATTGGTCCTGGATTTTCAAAAATTTTAAATTCGGCACGTCTTGTACCCGAATCCGCAAGTGGAAAAACAGTGGGATTTAAAATTTATGGTATTTCACCAGGCAGTATTTTTGAAAAAATGAAATTTGAAAATGGAGATATTATCACAAGTGTTAATGGCATCAACTTAGAAGATCCTTCGCAGGGCTTTAAAATCTATGAAGCATTGCAAGATGAGACAAACATTACTTTGCAAATTAAAAGGGCTGGCGTACAGATGACTAAAAAGGTAACAGTTAGATGA